A stretch of DNA from Methylobacterium sp. CB376:
TCAATTGTGAAAGCTGTGCTCCGAGCGGCGGCGAGCCCTGTTTGATGAAGGCAAACACTTGGTCGATGTGCGCCATGACACCATATCACGTTGGCTACAACGGGTTGCCGGCCGTGTAGCGGCCGCACCGCGGAGGGCCGAACGATGAATGAGCTGCTTCTCATCAAGGCGCCCGATCCATCGGAGACTTTCGAAAAGCTGAACTCGAAAGTCACGATCCTGCAATCATTCTCGCCGCGTCTCCATGAGGTCGAGGGCTCTTCGGACGATGTCGCGGGAGCCGCGACGCTGCCGGGGGTGGTCGCCGGGGCGGCCGTCCAGCATTCGGACCTGTCACAATCGGAAAAGCTTGCGGTCGATGCGTGGCGCTTGCGCCTGAAGGGAAAAGCGCGGCCTTACGAAGGAATGAATTGGGGCTCGGACGGCTTCGATCCGCCGTAGGTGGAGAGCCATTTGCGGCAGGTGGCACAATGCGGGGCGGCCATGAATCGCTTGGTTGTCGTGACATCGGTTTGGCTTGCGTGGATCAGCTTCGCCAGCTTTGTCCTTGGCTCCATCACGACGTATTATGTACAATGGAAGGCGGCCGACGCCGCAAAGAAGGCCAGCGAAGCCGCGAACGGGGCGGTTCAGCGCGCCGCGCCGGCGGGCGGCCCACCGGGCGCGCTGCCGGCCAACGCTCCCACGATCGGCGATCTTTCGGAGCTCTTCAAAGCGATCACGGGGGCGCTCGACGTCGTGGTCAAGGCGGGTCCGGGCTTGGCCGGGCTCATCGCATCGATCCTGTTCCTTGGGGTGGGCTGCTGGGCCTCGACCGAGCCGGACCCGCGAACATGCACCATTAACAAAGACACCGTGATCAGCATCAAAGACAATAAACTGACTGAACCAGTGATCGTCGCATGCAAATCTGATTCCGCAAAGAGATAATTGTTCGATGTGCGATCTAGTTCGCACAGGTGTGAAAAATTGCACTATGAGAGCTTACGGTCCGAGCTAAGATATAGTCTGTAGTCAAATCGCCATATATTTCCGGTAGAACTGTAGAGTCGGTCTCACTCAGGCCTCGTTGATATCCTCTAAAACTTGGAGACTTCCGATGCGCAGGCTCGAAGGCCGATCGATGTACATCGTGCGCCTGATGAACGTCATGGCTGCGAGTGGAGGCGTGGATCCATTCGTGCAGCGTTGCACCGACGCGCATCTCGCCTCCATATGGATCCGGATGGGCTATGGAAGGCGGATCGATCCCAATCTCCGGCATCCTGACTTTTCGCAGCTTCATAAGAAATTGACCGGTGCCGGCATCCAGATCTGGGGCTGGCACGTGCCGCGCTGTCCGAACGTGGAGATTGCCCAGCAGGAAGCCGAACTCGTCGTCGGCTGGGCGCGGGACTTCACCTTGGCTGGCGTTCTCCTGGATGCGGAGCAGGGCGACCGCTTCTTTCAAGGGGGCGGGGATGAAGCGGCAGCTTATGTCCGCCAAGTGGAAACCGGGTTGAGCGCCCTGGGAGCAGGCCTCGCCCTCTCGAGCCACGATGCGCCGAGATTTTTTCCGAACTTTCCGTTCCCACGCTTCTTGAGCCAAGTCAGCGATAATTGCCCACAAGTTTACTACACGAAGGAGGTTTCCGGAAGATTGAATCGGTCAATTCAGCAATACAAGGCCCTCGAACTCTCGCGAGCGTTTGCTGACCGTTACAAGCCGGTCGGTAACATCACGATTCGCGGCGACGTTGCGCATGAGAGCACGGCTGCTTGCCTGGAGAGGGCGGCGGCGTTCGTCGATCTCGTGACCGAGCAGGGGTTCAAGGCCTACGGTTTCTGGTGCGCTGACGAGGCGCCGGACGAGATATGGCAGTTCCTGAAGGGAAAGGACGTGTTTCCGGCAGCCATTCGCCCCGCTGCTGCGGCTCCTCTCGCCGCAGCGGCTCCTCCCGCGGCCGCGGCTCCTTCGATCAGCGAGGGCGAACTCGACTCGTTTGCGGACGACGTGCGCACCTTGCAGGCTCTCGCCGAGGACGACCAGCGTGAATTCTACGATACGGTGCTCGCATCCCAGATCGAGGAATTTGCACTGCGCGCACGGGATGCCGCCGACGATGCGACGCTCATGCGCTGGCTCCAGATCCAGTCGCTCACGGCGCACTTCGTCACGGAGGGCGTCGCCGACGTCACCTTCGACCTCTGGCGGCGCTCGGACGATCACCTGAACAGCATCGTCGCGACGCTGCCCCCGGAGGCGCGCAGCCGCATCAGGTTTCTGTTCCAGGAATTTGCCGATACGGGAGAGGCGTCGCCGCCGGGCGTGTTGTCGGCGCCGCTCGGCCCGCGCGCGTTCGAGGCGCCGGATCTCGGAGAGGACGGTGTTCTGGCGGCCTTCACCGGAACGGGTACGTTCACGAGCGCCCGAGGCTTTCCCGTCGTGAGCGGCACGCTCGCCGTGCTCGATCCCGACCGGGGCCAGGTGGTCACGTTCACGGCCAATTCGGGCGGCGGAGCCCGCGGCTCCCGCGCCACCTACGGTCCCACGCCCCCCGGCATCTACCGCGTCAGCAACCATCGCCCCAATCGCACGACGGCCGGAATGGTTCTGGAAGGCGTCGGATTCTCATTCGATCTCGATCCAACCGCTGGGACACCGGTCTATGGCCGCAGTCTGTTCCGAATTCATCCGGACGGCGGCGCGCCGCAGACCAATGGCTGCATCGGCGTGCGCGAGCACGCAGGCCGGTTGCGCGACGTGGAAAACCTCTTGAACGCCAATCTTCGGGCGAATGGCGGCCGATTCAAGCTAACGGTCAAGCATCAGCTGTGAGGGCGGCAAAAATCTCTCGCGCCCCTTGCGACGCCGGCGGCCGCTGGCGTCGGCAGAGGTGCCGCGGCGGAGCGGCCATCGCAACCGGCCGCCCCGCCGGCCGGACGGGCGCACCGCCCCGACCCGCCCTCCCCTACTGCACCAGCTGCCCGACGCTCAGGATCGCGTTCATCACCGAGACGATGAGCCCGCCGATGAGGCCGCCGATCGCCACCGTCACGAGCGGCGTGAACAGGGCGAGCAGCCGGTCGATGCGCTCGCGCACCTGCGCCTCGTGCATCGCGGCGGCGTGGAGCAGGACCGGGCCGAGCCGGTTCACCTGCTCGCCGCTGGCGATCAGGGTCAGGGTCGAGGGCGCGTAGTCGCGCAGGGCCGCGAGGCCCGCGGCGAGCCCGCCGCCCTCGGTCAGGCAGCGCGCCGCGTGGTCGAGGGCCGCCCGGACGACCGCGTTGCGCGGCAGCGGGCGGGCGGCCGCCACGGCGTCGGGGATCGGCACCTGCGCGGTCACGAGCGTGCCCAGCACCCGGCAGATCCGCCCGAGCTCGATGCCGATCATGATCCCGCCGATCACCGGGAGCCGCAGGGCGAGCCGGCTGCGCACCCGCGCGAAGCCCCGGTCCGACCAGATTGCCGCCAGCGCGAGGCAGGCCGCGCCGGCGCCGGCGAGGAGCGCCACCCACCACGCGGCCAGGAACGCGCCGAGCCCCGCCGCCGCGCGGATCGCGAGGGGCGGCGGCCGGCCGCTGCCCTCGAAGAGCGGCAGCAGCGCCGGCACCAGCACCCCGATCACCATGCCGAGCGTGCCGAGCCCCATCAGGATCAGCAGCGCCGGGTAGATCATCGCCGAGGCGAGGTGCCGGCGCACCGCGTCGCGCCGCTCCAGGGAGGCGGTCAGGGTCGCCACCACCTCGCCGAGCGTGCCGGTCGCCTCGCCCGCCCGCAGCCCGTCCACCATCTCGCGCGGGAAGGCCTGCGGGTGGGCCGCCATCGCCCGCGACAGGGAGGCGCCCGCGAGCACGCGCTGGAGCACGTCCGCCAGCACCGGCCGGAGCGCGCCGGGGCTCTGGCGCTCCACGAGGCGCAGCGCCCGGTCCACCGTGAGCCCGGCGCCGAGCAGGGTGCCGAACTCCTTCAGGAAGGCGATGCGGGCCGCGTCCGAGACCCGGTCGCGCCCGAACAGGTCGCGCGCCCAGAAGGGCTTCTCGCCCGGGCCGGCCGGCCCGATCTCGAAGACCTGCAGCCCCTCCGCCCGGAGCTGCGCCAGCGCCCGGGCCTCCCCCTCCGCCTCGACCCGGCCGCTCCGCTGGCGCCCGTCGGGCGCGAAGGCGCGGTAGTGGAAGACCATCATCAGACCAGCCCCTCGAAGACGCGCCCGACCTCCTCCAGGGTCGTGTCCCCGGACAGGACGCGGGCGCGGGCGCTCTGGGCCAGGCTGGTGAGGCCCGCCGCCTCGGCGGCCCGGGTCAGGCTCTGCTCGTCGGCCCGGTCGGCGACGAGCCCGCGCAGGGTGGCGTCGAGCGTCATGATCTCCGACACCACCATGCGCCCGCGATAGCCGGTGCCGTTGCAGGCCGGGCAGCCGCCGGCGCGGCGCAGGGTGAGCGGCGCCCCCGCCGGCACGCCGAGGCGCAGCCGCTCCTGCGCGGTCGCGGGCGCCGCCTCGGCGCAGGCGGCGCAGACCCGCCGCACGAGGCGCTGCGCCACCACCCCGTTGAGGGTCGCGGCGATCAGGAAGGGCTCGACCCCCATGTCGACGAGGCGCGTCACCGTGGCGGGGGCCGAGTTGGTGTGGAGCGTCGAGATCACGAGGTGGCCGGTGAGCGCCGCCTGCACGGCGACGCGGGCGGTCTCGCCGTCGCGGATCTCGCCGACCATGACCACGTCCGGATCCTGGCGCAGGATCGCCCGCAGGGCCGTCGCGAAGTCGAGCCCGATGCCGGGATGCACCTGGACCTGGTTGACGCCCGCCATCCGGTACTCGACCGGGTCCTCGACCGTGACCACCTTGACCTGCGGGCTCGCGACCCGCCGCAGCGCCCCGTAGAGCGTGGTGGTCTTGCCGCTGCCGGTCGGGCCGGTGACGAGGACGAGGCCGTTCGGCCGGCGGATCATCGCCTCGATCCGCGCGATGGCCGGGGCGTCGAAGCCGAGCCCGGCGAAATCGTCGACCCGGCGCGAGCCGTCGAGGACGCGCATCACCACGCTCTGATCGTGGGTACGTTTTTCGCGCACCGCCCTCGATCTAGCTATCCCTTTGTGACTGCAACGGATTTATCGGCTACGGGCCGGCAAAACGCCGGCCCGAAATGAGAACGGAAGCACAACGACGGGGGTCTGTCGGGGCACAAGGTCCCGACGAAGCTCCCGACCAGCGTGCGGATCCCGTTCTCACGGTCGGGCGAGACGATCCCGCGTGTGAGGTGCCACCGCGGCCCGTCCTCAGGGCGGGCCGCATCACCAGGAGCACCCGCCGCCGCAGCACGACACCACAAAGCAAGACCCCCTCAGGCTGGAACCTGAAGGGGTCTCAAGCCCGCGAGGGGCTGGATCTTTGGTAGCACTCTGATCCTGTCCCGACAGCCTGTCTGAGTCAATCTGAAAGCACCGCTTTCGGACGCGGGCGCGCTTTGCCGTTCGCCCTGCCGCGGCCCTGACAAGGGCCGGGAACGATGACCTGTATCTATCGCCTGCCGCGCGAGGCCGCGGACAGGCTGGCGACGGCCGCACAGGGCCGGAAGAACGCCAAGGCGGTGCATGCCTTGGCGACGTTCCTGGCGCGGTTCTGGAGCGCCCCGGGACGGATCGGGCGGGCCTTCCCCGTAGATCGCGTGGCGCTCGCGGACCATCCCGAGCTGGGGCTCACGGAAGCCCGAGTGCGCGGCGCCCTCGCGGTTCTGGAGGAGATCGGCTTCGTCGAGCGCGTCGAGGTCGCCGGCTCGGCCTACCGCGCCACCGAACACGGTCTACGGCGCAAGCCGGTCCAATGGCGGTTCGGCCCGGACTACATGCCGGTGTTTCTCGCGGCCAACCGGCGGGCTCAGAGGGCCCGTGGAGCCGGTTCTCCGGCGCGGCGCCCGATCATGCCCCCTGCCCTACCGCGGCCGTCCGCGGCCACACCAACGAAGCCGGAGCGTCCCCCACCGCGGACCCCCGCTCCGTCCGCCCCCCAACTCGCCAGAAGAGACCATCCAGCGGAAGCGTCCTTCCTTATCGGCGAGAAGGGTTCGGCAGAGGCGGCGTCAGGTCTCGAAGCCGCTCTGGAGCGGCTGCGCCGAGCGGGAGGGTTCTGAACCGAAGAGGCTCGCGGAACCGCCTTCAAGCGCCGTCGGGGAACCAATCCCGATTCCGCTTGTTCCACATTTGGGAACATGCTAGAGAGGGTTATGCGCGTACTAGCCCTAAAGCATCTTAGGGAGTTCTGGGAAAAAAACCCTAGAGCCAAGGACGATCTAAGAGCTTGGTACGCTATCGCGGACAAGGCTGATTGGTCTAGCCCGCAGGATATAAAAAACACTTTCAGGAAGGGGGTTGACTTTGTAGGAGATAATCGCGTGATATTTGATATTCGCCATAATGAATTCAGATTGATCGTGAGGGTTTCCTATCAATATAGATCGATGTTGATAAAATTCGTTGGAACCCACGCGGAGTACGACCGCATTGACCCGGAGACTGTATGATGCTGCTTGACGTCAGACATATCCGCAATGAAGACGACTACGCTTGGGCGCTTGGTCAGGTGGAGGCTTATTTCGACAATGAGCCAACCCCCGGCACTCCTGACGCGGAGCGTTTTGAAATCCTGTCCACGCTCATCAGCGCGTACGAAAAAGACGCCGTTCCCGTGGATGCGGCAGACCCAGTATCCGTCCTGTGGTTCGCCATAGAAAATATGGGCAGATCACAGGCCGAGTTGGCTGACCTAATCGGATCCAGATCTCGGGCTTCTGAGATACTGAACCGTAGAAGACGTTTAAATCTTGAGCAAATACGGGCCATATCCAGTTCGTGGAAGATACCAATTGAGGCTTTGATTGGCACATATAATCTTGACGGGCAGGATCATGGGCCTAAGAAGACCAAGCAAAGAGAGTACGCATAAACAGCTTATGCTATTATCAAAGTTTGGTTCCGAGCCAAATACGCCATCGCCAACAGAAAACCCCGCTGCGGCGGGGAGCCGGGCGGGGGGTGCGCGCCTAGCTGACCAAGTGTCGTGCGGAGGGGTTTCCTATGCGGACCATTGTTGGCGTTGTAGCCCTGTGTCTGCCTATTCAGGCCATGGCAGAGCCGCGAATACCGTGTGATCTGATGGCCCCAACCCCACAACGCCTCTGCGCGGACCGCTACAGTGATCACCCCGAGCTTATTCAGATCTGCATCCAGTCTGAGATGGAGAATTTGAAATGGTTGAGTGACAACGAGGGGCGCATATCAAGGCGTCTAGTAGAAGAGTGTGGATATGCAGGCTGTAAGGCCGCATATTACAAGATTAAAACAGTGGCGGAGTGCATTAGGGTGGCCCTGCCACTGAAGGACAAGGCCACCCCTAATTGATATCTTAAGCCGGCCGCTATCGAATAGCGCCCTGCGCGTTGCGCATGCTCATGTCGTGAACACGGGAGAGTGCTGAGGCGGTCTGGTTCGCGACGGCCTCCACCTGGTCTGCTAGAACGAGAGGGCAGGCGTCTCGACTGTGCTAGTCTTCCGCCGCTCGCCCAGGGGCCGCGTTCGAGCGCGGGGGCGCCAGGGCCCGGCCCGCACAAAGAAGCGCCGGCTCGGGAGGGGAAGCCCGGCCGGCGTAGAGGGGGAAGGATCACAACTCCTGCCTCATCGCGCGCCGGCCCCGGGCGGTTCCGGCCGGGTGGAAGGGGCCCTCAGGCCCTCCGCTTCTCCCGCTTCACTACCTTGAACCGCTCCCGGCCCTCAGGGCGTTCAGCGCCTCGCAGCAGGCCCG
This window harbors:
- a CDS encoding L,D-transpeptidase family protein, which codes for MRRLEGRSMYIVRLMNVMAASGGVDPFVQRCTDAHLASIWIRMGYGRRIDPNLRHPDFSQLHKKLTGAGIQIWGWHVPRCPNVEIAQQEAELVVGWARDFTLAGVLLDAEQGDRFFQGGGDEAAAYVRQVETGLSALGAGLALSSHDAPRFFPNFPFPRFLSQVSDNCPQVYYTKEVSGRLNRSIQQYKALELSRAFADRYKPVGNITIRGDVAHESTAACLERAAAFVDLVTEQGFKAYGFWCADEAPDEIWQFLKGKDVFPAAIRPAAAAPLAAAAPPAAAAPSISEGELDSFADDVRTLQALAEDDQREFYDTVLASQIEEFALRARDAADDATLMRWLQIQSLTAHFVTEGVADVTFDLWRRSDDHLNSIVATLPPEARSRIRFLFQEFADTGEASPPGVLSAPLGPRAFEAPDLGEDGVLAAFTGTGTFTSARGFPVVSGTLAVLDPDRGQVVTFTANSGGGARGSRATYGPTPPGIYRVSNHRPNRTTAGMVLEGVGFSFDLDPTAGTPVYGRSLFRIHPDGGAPQTNGCIGVREHAGRLRDVENLLNANLRANGGRFKLTVKHQL
- a CDS encoding type II secretion system F family protein; its protein translation is MMVFHYRAFAPDGRQRSGRVEAEGEARALAQLRAEGLQVFEIGPAGPGEKPFWARDLFGRDRVSDAARIAFLKEFGTLLGAGLTVDRALRLVERQSPGALRPVLADVLQRVLAGASLSRAMAAHPQAFPREMVDGLRAGEATGTLGEVVATLTASLERRDAVRRHLASAMIYPALLILMGLGTLGMVIGVLVPALLPLFEGSGRPPPLAIRAAAGLGAFLAAWWVALLAGAGAACLALAAIWSDRGFARVRSRLALRLPVIGGIMIGIELGRICRVLGTLVTAQVPIPDAVAAARPLPRNAVVRAALDHAARCLTEGGGLAAGLAALRDYAPSTLTLIASGEQVNRLGPVLLHAAAMHEAQVRERIDRLLALFTPLVTVAIGGLIGGLIVSVMNAILSVGQLVQ
- a CDS encoding GspE/PulE family protein — translated: MREKRTHDQSVVMRVLDGSRRVDDFAGLGFDAPAIARIEAMIRRPNGLVLVTGPTGSGKTTTLYGALRRVASPQVKVVTVEDPVEYRMAGVNQVQVHPGIGLDFATALRAILRQDPDVVMVGEIRDGETARVAVQAALTGHLVISTLHTNSAPATVTRLVDMGVEPFLIAATLNGVVAQRLVRRVCAACAEAAPATAQERLRLGVPAGAPLTLRRAGGCPACNGTGYRGRMVVSEIMTLDATLRGLVADRADEQSLTRAAEAAGLTSLAQSARARVLSGDTTLEEVGRVFEGLV
- a CDS encoding type II toxin-antitoxin system HigB family toxin — encoded protein: MRVLALKHLREFWEKNPRAKDDLRAWYAIADKADWSSPQDIKNTFRKGVDFVGDNRVIFDIRHNEFRLIVRVSYQYRSMLIKFVGTHAEYDRIDPETV
- a CDS encoding helix-turn-helix domain-containing protein, with amino-acid sequence MLLDVRHIRNEDDYAWALGQVEAYFDNEPTPGTPDAERFEILSTLISAYEKDAVPVDAADPVSVLWFAIENMGRSQAELADLIGSRSRASEILNRRRRLNLEQIRAISSSWKIPIEALIGTYNLDGQDHGPKKTKQREYA